A region of Verrucomicrobiia bacterium DNA encodes the following proteins:
- a CDS encoding cytochrome ubiquinol oxidase subunit I, protein MNVETLSRIQFALTISFHFVFPPMTIGLGLVLVVLQTLRVRTGNPLYLDLARFWTRVFGLIFAIGVATGIPMEFQFGTNWASYARFVGDIFGSPLAIEGLYAFFMESGFLALLLFGWDRIGPRMHLFSTCMVALGAHFSAIWILVANSWMQTPAGYHLARMMKVTADGGQFPVATDLGAVPFELREIRLPPDYVVQPEDLGHVRAVVDNFREAILNPSTLDRLAHTVIGCWITGAFVVVAISAWWCLRGRHPEHARISLKIGVVLATVACVLQWIAADSTARGVARNQPTKLAAMEGLATTGPDASLGLVGWVSWRRDASGEITGIEERSLRIPGMLSVLVSGDFLHPLRARDTVVTGLQDLPSDALLRARHPGASDAEIARLRPRYWPNAPVLFQTYHLMIALGSVLTGQALLACLWWRTGRLWAVERPEVRWFLISLLAAPLMAQLALQAGWFTAEMGRQPWVVYEVLKTGDAVSPVVRAPQVLTSILLFLAIYAVLSILFVTLLLKKIREGPVPSGGGPPTGPLPLSHRSGRQTGI, encoded by the coding sequence ATGAACGTCGAGACGCTGTCCCGGATCCAGTTTGCCCTGACGATCTCGTTTCACTTCGTATTCCCGCCGATGACCATCGGTCTGGGACTCGTGCTGGTGGTGCTTCAAACCCTGCGCGTGCGCACCGGGAATCCGCTGTACCTGGATCTTGCGAGGTTCTGGACGCGCGTGTTCGGGCTGATCTTTGCCATTGGGGTGGCGACGGGCATCCCGATGGAGTTTCAGTTCGGGACCAATTGGGCCAGTTACGCGCGTTTTGTCGGGGACATCTTCGGCAGTCCGCTGGCAATCGAGGGACTGTACGCCTTCTTCATGGAGTCGGGTTTCCTGGCGCTGCTGTTGTTCGGGTGGGACCGCATCGGCCCGCGGATGCATTTGTTCTCCACCTGCATGGTGGCCCTGGGAGCGCATTTCAGCGCCATCTGGATTCTTGTCGCCAATTCATGGATGCAGACCCCGGCCGGCTATCACCTCGCCCGGATGATGAAGGTGACCGCCGACGGCGGGCAGTTCCCCGTCGCCACCGATCTTGGCGCTGTTCCGTTCGAGCTTCGGGAGATCCGCCTGCCGCCGGACTATGTGGTGCAACCGGAAGACCTCGGCCATGTGCGAGCCGTGGTTGACAATTTCCGGGAGGCGATTCTCAACCCCTCAACCCTGGACCGCCTTGCGCACACGGTGATTGGTTGCTGGATCACCGGGGCGTTCGTCGTGGTCGCCATCAGCGCCTGGTGGTGCCTGCGGGGACGTCACCCGGAGCATGCCCGCATCTCCCTGAAAATCGGCGTTGTCCTCGCGACCGTGGCCTGTGTGCTCCAATGGATTGCCGCAGATTCGACGGCCCGCGGTGTCGCGCGAAACCAGCCGACCAAGCTCGCCGCCATGGAGGGTCTTGCGACCACCGGCCCCGACGCTTCCCTCGGGTTGGTGGGTTGGGTGAGCTGGCGTCGCGATGCCTCGGGGGAGATCACCGGCATCGAGGAACGGTCCCTTCGCATACCCGGCATGCTGAGCGTCCTGGTTTCGGGTGACTTCCTGCATCCGCTGCGCGCCCGGGACACCGTGGTCACGGGGCTTCAAGACTTGCCCTCCGACGCCCTGCTGCGCGCCCGGCATCCCGGGGCCTCGGACGCCGAGATTGCGCGGCTGCGTCCGCGCTACTGGCCCAACGCGCCGGTGCTCTTCCAGACCTACCACCTCATGATCGCCCTCGGTTCGGTGCTGACGGGGCAGGCGCTGCTGGCCTGTCTGTGGTGGCGCACCGGGCGGCTCTGGGCGGTGGAACGTCCGGAAGTGCGCTGGTTCCTGATCTCGTTGCTGGCGGCGCCGCTGATGGCCCAACTGGCCCTGCAGGCCGGATGGTTCACCGCCGAGATGGGCCGTCAGCCGTGGGTGGTGTACGAAGTCCTGAAGACCGGAGATGCCGTGTCCCCCGTGGTCCGGGCACCGCAGGTCCTCACCTCCATCCTCCTCTTCCTGGCGATCTATGCCGTGCTCTCGATCCTCTTCGTGACACTGCTGCTGAAGAAGATCCGCGAGGGTCCGGTCCCGTCGGGCGGGGGTCCGCCGACGGGGCCCCTGCCGCTGTCGCATCGCTCCGGACGCCAGACCGGCATTTGA
- the cydB gene encoding cytochrome d ubiquinol oxidase subunit II, whose protein sequence is MDLNTIWFVLVGVLLTGYAVLDGFDLGTGPLLWCVPDDRDRRILLNAIGPIWNGNEVWLVTGGGALFAAFPNVYASVFSGFYDAFMLLLFALIFRAAAIEFRSQRPGRRWRRFWDAAFAVSSVTSALLIGVAVGNLVWGISLDATGNFDGGLIALLHPYALLVGLTTVALMVMHGNLYLILKTEGELQERLREWAQRTVPAYLACFLVLNVTTVLTCLHLREVLVQRMPYLSLLMAASILITLGIPRALRRGREGSAFLASCLSIVSLMLLFGATMYPNLVISRPDAANSLNIHNGAATAKSLNFMFYVALVGVPIVLAYTASIYYVFRGKVVLTEESY, encoded by the coding sequence ATGGACTTAAACACCATCTGGTTTGTGCTCGTGGGCGTTCTCCTCACGGGCTACGCCGTGCTCGACGGATTCGACCTGGGTACCGGTCCGCTGCTGTGGTGTGTTCCTGACGACCGCGACCGCCGGATCCTGTTGAATGCGATCGGCCCGATCTGGAACGGAAACGAAGTGTGGCTGGTCACCGGGGGGGGCGCTCTTTTTGCGGCATTCCCGAACGTCTATGCGTCGGTGTTTTCGGGGTTTTACGACGCCTTCATGCTGCTGCTCTTCGCCCTCATCTTCCGGGCGGCGGCGATCGAGTTCCGCAGCCAGCGCCCCGGGCGTCGCTGGCGCCGCTTCTGGGACGCGGCGTTTGCCGTGAGCAGCGTCACCTCCGCCCTGCTCATCGGCGTCGCGGTCGGCAACCTGGTCTGGGGGATTTCCCTCGACGCAACGGGCAACTTCGACGGCGGTCTGATCGCCCTGCTGCATCCCTATGCGCTGCTGGTGGGGCTCACCACCGTGGCCCTCATGGTCATGCACGGGAACCTGTACCTGATTCTGAAGACGGAGGGCGAACTGCAGGAGCGGTTGAGGGAATGGGCCCAGCGGACCGTTCCCGCCTACCTCGCGTGCTTCTTGGTGCTCAATGTGACGACCGTCCTCACCTGTCTGCACCTGCGGGAGGTCCTCGTCCAACGCATGCCGTATCTGTCCCTGCTCATGGCGGCCTCGATCCTGATCACCCTGGGCATTCCCCGCGCCCTGCGCCGTGGTCGGGAGGGATCCGCATTCCTTGCCTCCTGCCTCTCCATTGTCTCCCTGATGCTCCTGTTCGGAGCCACGATGTACCCCAACCTGGTGATCTCCCGTCCGGACGCCGCGAACAGCCTGAACATCCACAACGGCGCCGCCACGGCGAAGTCCCTGAATTTCATGTTCTACGTGGCCCTGGTGGGTGTCCCCATCGTGCTCGCGTACACGGCATCCATCTACTACGTGTTCCGGGGCAAGGTGGTGCTCACCGAGGAGTCCTATTGA